CTTCCTGCAAAACCATACCATGCATGAACATATTATCGCAATAAATAACTCCACCTGGTATCACTAAGGGTGAATATTTTTCAAAGAAACGCTTGTACTGCCCTTTGGCCGCATCAATAAACAGAGCGTCATAGGGCTTCTTTAAATGTGTATCGATCGATAATTCTAATGCGTCAGCTTCAATAATCTCGATACGCTGACTCATCTCGGAAGCTTCAATATACTCAACAGCTTTATGAAAGCGTTCCGAATCACGCTCAATCGTTGTGATTGATGCATTCGGGAATGCATGGGCCATTCTTATTGCAGAATAGCCGATAGCACTTCCAATTTCAAGAATACATCTAGGTTTTTGTAACGAAAGCAACCCGATAAAAGTTTCAATTGCTTGACTCCCCATAATTGGGACATGGTTTTTCTTTGCATAGCTTTCCATTTCTAACAATAGTGAATTCTTTTCTTTTCCAAGGTCAGCTAAGTAATTTTCATAATTATAAATCGTAGCCAACTCCTCAATCATTCAGCCTTTTTATCAATATATTTCGCACGATTACTTAAATGTTCTTTATAGCTATCTGCGAAATAGTTTACACCTTTACTATCTGCTAAAAAGTATAAATATTTTGTTTGAGCTGGATCAACGACAGCTTCTATAGACGATTTTCCCGCGCCTGCAATCGGTCCTGGAGGAATGCCGGCGTATTTATACGTATTATATGGATCATCGATTTCAAGGTCCTTGTAATACGTTCTACTTAAATGTTCGCCATGCGCATAGGCAACAGTTGGGTCTGTTTGTAACGGCATATCGATTGCTAGACGGTTATAGAACACACTCGCAATCGTCTCACGATCTGACTGTGCTGTAGCCTCTTTCTCTAACAATGAAGCGAAGGTTAATAACCAATGAACGGTTTTATCGTTTTTCTCTAGATAATCTAAATACGGTAGAATATTCGCTTCCGTCGCTTCCAACATACTCTCTACAATGGTTTCAACAGACGGCTGCTCTTCATAAAATGGATAAGTCGCAGGGAATAAATATCCTTCTAACGGAAATTTAATCTGCTCACCAAAAATCTCTTCCTTAAGTAAATGCGGATATTTCCCCATTAATAATTCGATATTCTCTTTATCATTCACATAAGCTAAAAAATCTTCCGCACTTACATCTGTACGCTTTTCTACAATATTAGCGATTTCTTTCAGCGTCAGACCTTCTGGTACCGTTAATGTAAATACCGGTTCGTGGTATACTTTTCCTGTTTTTAAGCTTTTTATTAATTCATCTGGGGTCATTGATTTTGATAAATCGTAGGTACCCGCTTGAAATTTAGATTCGTTATTAAATTTTGCATAGTATTTGAATAAACTTGCGCTTTTAATAACGCCTTTTTCCTCGAGGATTTTTGAAATATTATTTAAACCTGAACCAATTGGGATTTCAACTTCAATGATTTCCTCAGAATTTGGATCGTATGCTTTTAACCCTTTTGAAATATAATTATAAGTAATTAACCCACCTATTAATCCAATGCCAAGTATACTTATCGCAATCCAGAAGACGATTTTCCTAACGATTTTCACTTCTTTTTTCTTTTCACGCATCCGGTCGAACATGATTTCTTTTTTCGAACCTTTTTCCATGCGTCATCCACCTCTTTCATTCGGAAACGATCCGACCAAACAGTTTAAATACGAAAATTTATGTATTGAAGTTGACGACATATCTATTTTTATATCTTAAAGATTTAATTACACATAACGAAAAAGACGGAACGGTATTGCACCGTCCCGCTAACGTGCATATAAAGATTAGTCCTCTTCCTCTTCTTCACCTAAAAATGCATTTAATGTTTCTTCAACCATTTCCCACTCTTTATCATCTTCAATCGGCATAAGTTCTCCGTCTTCTTCACCGTCTTCATTAGGGATGAATGAAGAGGCATGAATTTCAATTTCCTCTGTCTCGTCATTATCTTTCCCTAAAACATGGTAAAGTACATAAGATTTTCCGTAATCCTTTGATTCAAATGTAAGAATTACCTCACATACATGCTCGTTTCCTTGTTCGTCTACAATTGTCATTGTTTCTTGTCCGTGTTCCATTTTCTGCTCACCTCATCTATTTTTTTTGTCTAAAAAACCTTGTAATATCATAATGGCTGCCATTTTATCAATTACTTGCTTGCGTTTTTTTCGACTTACATCCGCCTCAATTAGTGTACGCTCCGCAGCCATTGTCGTCAATCTTTCATCCCATAAAGTAACAGGAAGATTGAAATTTTCTTTCAAGAGGTTTGCATAATGTTCAGATGCTTCCCCTCTTGGACCAACCGTATTATTCATATTTTTCGGGTAGCCAATGACGAACTCACTTACCTCATATGTTGAGATAAGTTCACGAATTCGTTCTAAACCAAACTCTCCTTCAGTCTCGTCAATCGGAATTGTTTCAATACCTTGGGCTGTCCACCCTAAGGCATCGCTAATTGCAATGCCAATTGTTTTTGAGCCGACGTCTAGCCCCATAATCCTCACTTTAATTGTCCCCCGTTTTCACGAATATAAAACTTCACAAGCTCTTCGATAATTTCATCGCGCTCTAGTTTTCGAATCATATTACGAGCATCTTCGTGACGTGGGATATAGGCAGGGTCACCTGATAGAAGATACCCTACGATTTGATTAATCGGATTGTACCCTTTTTCGTCTAATGCTTTATGGACGTGAAGCATGACTTGCTTTACTTCTTCTTCCATCGATTCTTCAGGAAAGTTGAACTTCATCGTTTTGTCGTATGAATCCATTTATGCAACCCCGCTTTCAGATTTTCCTTTTCGTTTCAAAATGTATACGATGCAAACAGCATACTATACTGTTTTCACATAATCATACACCGATTGAAGCGCATCATCAAGCTTGGAAGCATCTTTTGCACCCGCCATTGCCATATCCGGCCTGCCGCCACCCTTACCATCGCATTGGGAAGCTACATGGTTTACAAGCTTTCCAGCATGATAATCGCTTGATTTGAGGTCATCCGTTACGCCTGCAACAAGCATGACTTTTTCATTTACAACAGTACCTAGGACAATGACGCCTTTAGAAACTTTTTGTTTTAATTCGTCCATCATTTGTCTGAGTGCCTGATTATCTTTCACATCGACACGTGCTGATACAACCGTAACACCACCAATTGTTTCAGATCCATCTAATACACCAGATAACTGACTATTAGCGAGTTGCGCTGAAAGTGAATGATTCACACGTTCAAGCTCTTTTATACTTAAAAGGACAGATTCCACTTTCGCAACCATTTCTTTCGGTTTCGCTTTCATCAGCATTGCCGCAGATTTAAGAATCTCTTCTTCTTCTTTTAATGCTTCATATGCTTCTTTACCTGTTAATGCTTCAATACGCCTTGTTCCAGCACCTATTCCACTTTCGGAAACAAGTTTAAAGAGACCAATTTTAGCAGTTGATTCAACATGACATCCTCCGCACAGTTCAATTGAATAATCGTCAATTGCTACGACACGAACGATATCACCATATTTCTCGCCAAATAAAGCCATCGCACCTTGACGTTTTGCTTCCTCAATTGGCTTTTTTGAAATCGCGACTTCGATATCATCCCAAATTTTATCATTGACTAGCTTTTCAATTTGCTCAAGTTCTTCATCTGTCACTTGACCAAAATGAGAGAAGTCAAAACGTAGACGATCTGGACCAACATATGATCCCGCTTGTGCGACATGGTCACCCAACACTTCTTTTAACGCTTTATGAAGAAGATGCGTTGCCGTATGATTTTTTATCGTTTTCGTTCTTTTATCTGCATCTACTGTTGCAATAACTGTAGTTCCTGAAGCGATAGATCCAGTACGAACAGTTGCGGTATGTAAATGCTGACCGTTCGGTGCTTTTTGAACGTTTTGAACGTCTGCAATAAATGAATCTGTTGCAATCGTTCCTTTATCTGCAATTTGTCCACCACTTTCCGCGTAAAACGGTGTTACGTTCAAGATAAATTGAATTTCATCCCCCTCAGCAGCTTGTTCAATAATTGTTCCATCTTGTAATAAATTGGATACTATCGCTTCTGTAGTTAAATTATCGTAACCGATAAATTCACTTGGATCATGAATGTCTCCTAAAACGCCCGATTGCACTTTCATTGAATCTACATCTTGACGTGCAGCACGTGCGCGCTCACGTTGTTTTTCCATTTCATTTTTAAAACCAACTTCATCGACTTGAACGCCTGCTTCTTCCGCTAACTCTTCAGTCAACTCAAATGGAAAACCGTATGTGTCATACAATTGAAACGCTGAAGCACCACTTACAGTTGGCAACTCATCTTGCTTTGCTTTTTCAATGACTGTTGACAAGATAGACATTCCGTCATTTAACGTCTCATGGAAGCGCTCTTCTTCGTTTTGAATTACTTTCATGATAAATTCTTTTTTCTCATCTACTTCAGGGTAAAAGTCTTTCATAATTGAACCAGTGACTGGTACAAGTTCAAACATAAATGGTCGGTTGATGCCAAGTTGCATTGCAAAACGAACCGCTCTTCTTAATAACCTTCTTAATACATAGCCGCGCCCTTCATTGGACGGTAATGCGCCGTCACCAATTGCAAAAGCAACTGTACGAATATGGTCAGCAATGACTTTAAATGCAACATCCTGTTTTTCATCTACGCCATATTTTTTACCGGAAATTTTTTCGACTTCTTGAATAATCGGGATAAATAAATCCGTATCGTAGTTCGTTGGAACATCTTGAAGAACGGATGCCATACGCTCTAATCCAAGCCCAGTATCAATGTTTTTGTTTGGAAGTGGGGTGTACGTATGGTCTGGGTTATGGTTAAACTCCGAGAATACAAGGTTCCAAATCTCTAAATAACGTTCGTTTTCTCCGCCTGGATATAGTTCAGGGTCAGAAAAATCATCGCCATATTTCGGCCCACGGTCGTAGAAAATTTCAGTGTTTGGACCACTTGGACCTTCACCAATATCCCAGAAGTTTCCTTCCAATCGGATAATGCGTTCTTCAGATAAACCAATATGCTCACGCCAAATGTTATACGCCTCATCATCTTCAGGATGTACGGTCACATATAGTAACGATGGATCAAAACCAATCCAATCTTTAGATGTTAGAAACTCCCAAGCACGTATAATCGCTTCTTCTTTAAAATAGTCTCCAATCGAAAAGTTCCCAAGCATTTC
This window of the Sporosarcina pasteurii genome carries:
- a CDS encoding O-methyltransferase, giving the protein MIEELATIYNYENYLADLGKEKNSLLLEMESYAKKNHVPIMGSQAIETFIGLLSLQKPRCILEIGSAIGYSAIRMAHAFPNASITTIERDSERFHKAVEYIEASEMSQRIEIIEADALELSIDTHLKKPYDALFIDAAKGQYKRFFEKYSPLVIPGGVIYCDNMFMHGMVLQEDKDVPRRKRTMIRNLKEFTSWVMAHPSFDTFLLPVGDGILIAIKKEA
- the mltG gene encoding endolytic transglycosylase MltG; the encoded protein is MEKGSKKEIMFDRMREKKKEVKIVRKIVFWIAISILGIGLIGGLITYNYISKGLKAYDPNSEEIIEVEIPIGSGLNNISKILEEKGVIKSASLFKYYAKFNNESKFQAGTYDLSKSMTPDELIKSLKTGKVYHEPVFTLTVPEGLTLKEIANIVEKRTDVSAEDFLAYVNDKENIELLMGKYPHLLKEEIFGEQIKFPLEGYLFPATYPFYEEQPSVETIVESMLEATEANILPYLDYLEKNDKTVHWLLTFASLLEKEATAQSDRETIASVFYNRLAIDMPLQTDPTVAYAHGEHLSRTYYKDLEIDDPYNTYKYAGIPPGPIAGAGKSSIEAVVDPAQTKYLYFLADSKGVNYFADSYKEHLSNRAKYIDKKAE
- a CDS encoding DUF1292 domain-containing protein, which gives rise to MEHGQETMTIVDEQGNEHVCEVILTFESKDYGKSYVLYHVLGKDNDETEEIEIHASSFIPNEDGEEDGELMPIEDDKEWEMVEETLNAFLGEEEEED
- the ruvX gene encoding Holliday junction resolvase RuvX, translating into MRIMGLDVGSKTIGIAISDALGWTAQGIETIPIDETEGEFGLERIRELISTYEVSEFVIGYPKNMNNTVGPRGEASEHYANLLKENFNLPVTLWDERLTTMAAERTLIEADVSRKKRKQVIDKMAAIMILQGFLDKKNR
- a CDS encoding IreB family regulatory phosphoprotein codes for the protein MDSYDKTMKFNFPEESMEEEVKQVMLHVHKALDEKGYNPINQIVGYLLSGDPAYIPRHEDARNMIRKLERDEIIEELVKFYIRENGGQLK
- the alaS gene encoding alanine--tRNA ligase, whose translation is MKKLTASEIRSMFLDYFKEHGHSIEPSAPLVPIDDASLLWINSGVATLKKYFDGRIVPDNPRIVNAQKSIRTNDIENVGKTARHHTFFEMLGNFSIGDYFKEEAIIRAWEFLTSKDWIGFDPSLLYVTVHPEDDEAYNIWREHIGLSEERIIRLEGNFWDIGEGPSGPNTEIFYDRGPKYGDDFSDPELYPGGENERYLEIWNLVFSEFNHNPDHTYTPLPNKNIDTGLGLERMASVLQDVPTNYDTDLFIPIIQEVEKISGKKYGVDEKQDVAFKVIADHIRTVAFAIGDGALPSNEGRGYVLRRLLRRAVRFAMQLGINRPFMFELVPVTGSIMKDFYPEVDEKKEFIMKVIQNEEERFHETLNDGMSILSTVIEKAKQDELPTVSGASAFQLYDTYGFPFELTEELAEEAGVQVDEVGFKNEMEKQRERARAARQDVDSMKVQSGVLGDIHDPSEFIGYDNLTTEAIVSNLLQDGTIIEQAAEGDEIQFILNVTPFYAESGGQIADKGTIATDSFIADVQNVQKAPNGQHLHTATVRTGSIASGTTVIATVDADKRTKTIKNHTATHLLHKALKEVLGDHVAQAGSYVGPDRLRFDFSHFGQVTDEELEQIEKLVNDKIWDDIEVAISKKPIEEAKRQGAMALFGEKYGDIVRVVAIDDYSIELCGGCHVESTAKIGLFKLVSESGIGAGTRRIEALTGKEAYEALKEEEEILKSAAMLMKAKPKEMVAKVESVLLSIKELERVNHSLSAQLANSQLSGVLDGSETIGGVTVVSARVDVKDNQALRQMMDELKQKVSKGVIVLGTVVNEKVMLVAGVTDDLKSSDYHAGKLVNHVASQCDGKGGGRPDMAMAGAKDASKLDDALQSVYDYVKTV